TGCGCAGCGCATGATAGGTGACGTGTTCCCGCCTATGACTGTCAAGAATTTCGCTGACTCGTTGAAGTTCTTCGGTGGGAATCGTCGTGTCCATCAGTCCAAGCAATGATTCTTTGACGATTGCAAACCCTTCACGAAGAATGTTTGCCGCAACCACAAAGGCGATGATCGGGTCGAGGATGTGAACCTTGCTGATCGCGACTATGCCAACTGAAACGATAACTCCCAAAGATGTCCATACGTCGGTCATCAAATGCCGGGCATTGGCATCGAGTGTAACGGATCCGTATTTTTTCCCTGCACGTCGAATAACGAGAGCTGCAACATAATTAATGGCCGTTGCCACAAAGGTAACGAATAGCCCGATGCCCGCCATTTCGATGGGTTGTGGATCAAGAAGGCGTTTTGCCGCGGAGTAGCAGATGCTCGCAGCCGCAATAATGATCATGGTGCCTTCCGCACCGCTGGCAAAATACTCTACTTTGCCGTGACCAAAAGCATGCTCTTCATCGGGGGGACGGGCAGCCAAAGTCAGCATAGCCAGGGCGATGACGGCGCCTGCGAGATTGACAAATGACTCCATCGCATCGGAGAGGATTCCGACGGAACCTGTCATCCAGTAGGCCGTGAGCTTCAAGGCAATCGTCAACACGGCCGCCGCAGCGGATAGCCACGCATATTTTCGGAGCGAATGTCTCGATGTAGAGTAAGGAGTCAAGAAACTACTTCAGTATTACCAAGGGAACAGTTGTAGATTCACGAGAACCGGTAAAGGAGAGGAAATAACTCCCGCTTGCGAATCCGTCTACCGGAACGGAAAGTTCCGATGTGCCAACCCCGAACTCATCGTTTTTCAAAGTCGCTACCCGTCTTCCGAGTACGTCAAATAACGCAAGCTGTCCTTTTTGAGCCTTGTTCAGAGTCAGCCTAACCGTTACAACGCCGTTAACCGGATTGGGAAATGCTGACATGTCCAACATGGCCGGAATGTCATTTCGCGGATTTACCGCCGAGAAAACATAGTCTGCGGCAGCTTCCGCATTGGCAATTCCATGGCCGAGCAAATTGTCTGGCATATCGGCTTGTGACCCTGTTGCAAGGATTGCGGCGCGCACTTGCTGCGCAGTCCAATCAGGATTTGCTTCCATAACCAGCGCACAAACGCCTGCGACAATCGGAGTGGCCAGAGAAGTACCCGACAGTCTCCAGTACGCATCGTTTGCAAATATTGCCGCGCACCAAGTTGCCGAGGACTGTGCACATATGTCAGGTTTCATTCTGCCGTCGGCGGTAGGTCCAGGAGATGAGGCTTCCCAATAAACCTCCAACGAATCAACACCGCCGACTGCAAGTATACTATCCGCATCCGCGGGCGAAATTACAGTTCCCCAATCGGATCTGCCTTCATTCCCTTCGGCTGTAACAACCAATATCCCGCGCCGCTGGGCTTCAACTACAGCTCGTGCCACAACCGTCGTGCGGCCGTCCATTTGATCCTGCGTATACCAATCAATATATCCGAGACTCGACGAAGTTATGTCCGCGCCGGCACTGTCGGCCCATTCTAAGCCAGCGACATAATAATCTTCTTCGACCTCGGTTTCAGTAGGGACGTATTCGGTCTTCGCAAGCATCCACGTAGCTCCGTATGCAGGGCCGATGATGTTGTTGCTGTCTAGCCCGGCCGCTGCAGAAAGCACCGCGGTTCCATGCAAGTGTTGATCGGCAGAATCTTGTCCTGCTTCATTGTGTACTATGGAATCTCCAAAAATAAAATCGCGCATCGCCAGATAGTTCAAATTGACCAGCGACTCATGCTCCGTCATGAATCCCGTGTCAAGCATGCAAAGTAGAACGCCTTGACCGGAAAGTCCGCGGGCATGCAGCTCGGGAATTCTGCACATTTCGTTTTGGTGATAGCTGTTGCCGTACTCGACGCTGTCCAATGCGGACGGATTGGTTCTAAGCGGAAGTTCCATACTCAATCGCGCAGAAAAATTTCGAATGTTTTTTACGAAGCCAAGCGCACGGATACTCGCGAGCTGGGTTTCGTTTGCTTCGACGCTTACCGCGTTCAACCACTTGCTTATGACTCTGACTTTAGCGCCCGTTCGTCGAATATGGTCAATATAGACTTGGCTTACTTGTATGTCGCCGAAGCTCGAAAGCGGGACAAGGTTTTTCTGCCTGCGCAAAATTGAGCGATCCGACACCTGCGCCATCGCATAGTCGAGCGAGGGCTGTTCTTGACCCGGAACAATGTTTTTGTCTTTAAAAAAGACCCAGCAACGGGTGTTCGCATTCGATACGGAAGCCGCAAGCATCAATAGTGTGATAAGAAATACCTTTCGAAACATCTATCGTACCCTTCTATATGCGATATGAGAATCCAAGACTCCACTGAGTAGGAGCCTTGCCTTCTGTAGGAAATGCCCAGCCAAATTGCAGAAGCGTCCCGCCTTCGATCAAACCGGCCGCTCCGCCGAAGGAAATTCTATGAATGTCACTCCACTCATAGCCGCCGCGAATCATGCCATAGTTGCCGAGGATGTATTCCATTCCAAGGTGTGACGCTGCATAGGAATATTTGATCCCGCCAATGAGATCGCCGTCC
This region of Calditrichota bacterium genomic DNA includes:
- a CDS encoding cation transporter; its protein translation is MTPYSTSRHSLRKYAWLSAAAAVLTIALKLTAYWMTGSVGILSDAMESFVNLAGAVIALAMLTLAARPPDEEHAFGHGKVEYFASGAEGTMIIIAAASICYSAAKRLLDPQPIEMAGIGLFVTFVATAINYVAALVIRRAGKKYGSVTLDANARHLMTDVWTSLGVIVSVGIVAISKVHILDPIIAFVVAANILREGFAIVKESLLGLMDTTIPTEELQRVSEILDSHRREHVTYHALRSRQAGARRFVSVHILVPGEWTVQHGHELLEQIESELREAVPNLTVLTHLESLDDPASWEDIGLDRTS
- a CDS encoding S8 family peptidase — protein: MFRKVFLITLLMLAASVSNANTRCWVFFKDKNIVPGQEQPSLDYAMAQVSDRSILRRQKNLVPLSSFGDIQVSQVYIDHIRRTGAKVRVISKWLNAVSVEANETQLASIRALGFVKNIRNFSARLSMELPLRTNPSALDSVEYGNSYHQNEMCRIPELHARGLSGQGVLLCMLDTGFMTEHESLVNLNYLAMRDFIFGDSIVHNEAGQDSADQHLHGTAVLSAAAGLDSNNIIGPAYGATWMLAKTEYVPTETEVEEDYYVAGLEWADSAGADITSSSLGYIDWYTQDQMDGRTTVVARAVVEAQRRGILVVTAEGNEGRSDWGTVISPADADSILAVGGVDSLEVYWEASSPGPTADGRMKPDICAQSSATWCAAIFANDAYWRLSGTSLATPIVAGVCALVMEANPDWTAQQVRAAILATGSQADMPDNLLGHGIANAEAAADYVFSAVNPRNDIPAMLDMSAFPNPVNGVVTVRLTLNKAQKGQLALFDVLGRRVATLKNDEFGVGTSELSVPVDGFASGSYFLSFTGSRESTTVPLVILK